A window of Cohnella herbarum contains these coding sequences:
- a CDS encoding glycosyltransferase family 2 protein — MVTVSLCMMVKNEEAVLARCLDSVSDLVDEINIVDTGSSDSTVDIARNYTDRVFFFKWTGNFAEARNESFSHATQDYIFFLDADDVLLERDREAFKQLKETLDPRIDSVSMFYHNGEDEFGNVTLRYRRNRLVKRSRNFIWEGDCHNYLKVAGRIVNSDIAVTHRKIKHSAGRNLDIYKMKIERGDTFTARDHFYHGNELRENQHYREAIESYKNNLATNEGWVDEKINACINMADCYRFLNERDNELPSLFKSFEYSSPRPEVLCRIGDHFKHKKDFRTAAYWYELATNIPEDNEQWSFHYPAYRTWYPHLQLCVCYYYLNRFVTSNWHNEEARKYRPEDRLILHNKKLLEFKLS; from the coding sequence ATGGTTACGGTGAGTTTATGCATGATGGTGAAAAATGAAGAAGCCGTTCTGGCGCGTTGTCTCGATTCGGTAAGTGATCTGGTTGATGAGATTAACATTGTCGATACGGGCTCATCCGATTCAACGGTCGATATTGCCCGGAATTATACGGATCGGGTATTTTTTTTCAAATGGACGGGTAACTTCGCAGAAGCTCGCAACGAATCATTTTCCCATGCGACTCAAGACTATATTTTCTTCCTAGATGCGGACGACGTATTGTTGGAGCGCGATCGGGAAGCTTTCAAACAGTTGAAGGAAACGCTCGATCCCAGGATCGATTCCGTATCCATGTTTTATCACAACGGTGAGGATGAATTCGGGAACGTGACGCTTCGATATCGGCGGAATCGTCTTGTTAAACGTTCACGCAATTTCATATGGGAAGGCGATTGCCACAATTATTTGAAAGTAGCCGGCCGGATCGTCAATTCCGATATCGCAGTCACACATAGGAAAATTAAGCATTCAGCGGGTCGCAATCTGGATATTTACAAGATGAAGATCGAGCGTGGAGATACTTTTACGGCTCGGGATCATTTCTATCATGGTAACGAATTACGAGAGAACCAACATTATCGGGAAGCTATTGAAAGCTATAAGAACAATCTGGCGACGAATGAAGGCTGGGTCGATGAGAAAATAAATGCTTGCATCAATATGGCCGACTGCTATAGATTTCTGAACGAACGGGATAACGAACTGCCCTCTTTGTTTAAATCCTTCGAATATAGCAGCCCTCGCCCGGAGGTGCTGTGCAGGATCGGAGATCATTTTAAGCATAAAAAAGACTTTCGTACGGCTGCTTACTGGTATGAGCTGGCAACAAATATTCCGGAGGACAATGAGCAATGGAGCTTCCATTATCCTGCGTATCGAACTTGGTATCCTCATCTTCAGTTGTGCGTCTGTTATTATTATTTAAACCGTTTCGTAACCTCCAACTGGCACAACGAAGAGGCTCGGAAATACCGACCAGAGGATCGATTAATTCTGCATAATAAGAAATTGTTGGAGTTTAAGCTTAGTTGA
- a CDS encoding NTTRR-F1 domain, which produces MSIQNRINNGGFETGTIISWTVVNASINTTMSHSGFNCAQLRGGLASSYIAQSVPAIPGENFEFRASFAKASPNLGSFAIVTLSYLDASFNVLATGLLDYIPYSISSLTGSDWVEVYQTTSIAPPMTTQALLIIQPLPIAGTSDLLVDDVELLTTSGSGTGATGATGATGATGATGATGATGATGATGATGATGATGATGVTGTTGATGATGTTGADGATGATGATGATGATGTTGATGATGTTGADGATGATGATGATGLTGATGTTGATGTTGTTGTTGTTGTTGATGETGATGVTGVTGATGATGLTGATGTTGATGATGATGETGATGPTGEIGPAGPTGADGATGPTGPTGADGATGPAGPTGADGATGPAGPTGADGATGPAGPTGADGATGPAGPTGADGATGPAGPTGADGATGPTGADGATGPAGPTGADGATGPTGPTGADGATGPTGPAGPTGADGATGPAGPTGADGATGPAGPTGADGATGPAGPTGADGATGPAGPTGADGATGPAGPTGADGATGPTGPAGPTGADGATGPAGPTGADGATGPAGPTGEDGATGPAGPTGADGATGAIGPTGETGPIGPVGPTGADGATGPRGIQGTMGPQGPQGTMGPQGPQGTMGPQGPSGPQPNLFAATAASAIPITLLDGSTQTLISLNGISVATGDLLMIDYALEFGLDTSTSTGEVDLPIELIRNGSVLQTIRYHQNHLLEETEIAQPLSYTYIDNAVASSSFDYRIRVAYTNAGATAFTATASQINLNIIRFES; this is translated from the coding sequence ATGTCAATACAGAACAGAATTAATAACGGCGGATTCGAAACAGGCACGATTATTTCTTGGACAGTCGTGAATGCCTCTATTAACACGACTATGAGCCACAGCGGTTTTAATTGCGCGCAATTGAGAGGAGGTTTGGCTAGCTCGTACATTGCCCAAAGCGTTCCGGCCATTCCGGGAGAAAACTTCGAGTTCCGGGCCTCTTTTGCTAAAGCGTCCCCTAACTTGGGGTCATTCGCGATTGTTACGCTCAGTTACTTGGATGCTTCATTTAATGTGCTCGCAACAGGTTTGCTAGATTACATTCCCTATAGCATCTCGAGCCTGACAGGCAGTGATTGGGTCGAAGTGTACCAAACGACTTCGATAGCTCCACCAATGACGACTCAAGCGTTGCTCATCATACAACCGTTACCGATTGCGGGTACGTCAGACTTGCTTGTCGATGATGTTGAATTGCTTACGACCAGCGGATCTGGAACTGGAGCAACAGGAGCAACAGGAGCAACGGGAGCAACAGGAGCTACAGGAGCAACGGGAGCAACAGGAGCAACGGGAGCAACAGGAGCAACGGGAGCTACAGGAGCAACAGGAGCTACAGGAGTTACAGGTACAACTGGAGCAACGGGAGCTACAGGTACAACTGGAGCAGATGGTGCAACGGGAGCAACGGGAGCTACAGGAGCTACAGGAGCTACAGGTACAACTGGAGCAACGGGAGCTACAGGTACAACTGGAGCAGATGGTGCAACGGGAGCAACGGGAGCAACGGGAGCTACAGGATTAACGGGAGCAACCGGAACCACGGGGGCTACAGGAACAACAGGAACAACAGGAACAACAGGAACAACAGGAACAACAGGAGCTACGGGTGAAACAGGAGCAACTGGGGTTACAGGAGTAACGGGGGCGACCGGAGCAACAGGGTTAACGGGAGCAACCGGAACCACGGGGGCTACAGGAGCTACAGGAGCGACTGGTGAAACTGGAGCGACGGGACCAACCGGGGAAATCGGACCTGCCGGACCAACAGGTGCAGATGGAGCAACAGGGCCAACAGGGCCGACAGGTGCAGATGGAGCAACTGGACCGGCAGGACCGACAGGTGCAGACGGAGCAACAGGGCCAGCAGGACCGACGGGTGCAGACGGAGCGACTGGACCGGCAGGACCGACGGGTGCAGACGGAGCAACAGGACCGGCAGGACCGACAGGTGCAGACGGAGCAACGGGACCAGCCGGACCGACGGGTGCAGATGGAGCAACAGGACCGACAGGTGCAGACGGAGCAACAGGACCAGCCGGACCGACAGGTGCAGATGGAGCAACTGGACCGACAGGACCGACAGGTGCGGATGGTGCAACTGGACCGACAGGACCAGCCGGACCGACAGGTGCAGATGGAGCGACAGGGCCAGCAGGACCGACAGGTGCAGACGGAGCAACTGGACCGGCAGGACCGACGGGTGCAGATGGAGCGACAGGGCCAGCCGGACCGACAGGTGCAGACGGAGCAACTGGACCGGCAGGACCGACGGGTGCAGATGGAGCGACAGGACCAGCCGGACCGACAGGTGCGGATGGTGCAACTGGACCGACAGGACCAGCCGGACCGACAGGTGCAGATGGAGCAACCGGACCAGCCGGACCGACAGGTGCAGATGGAGCAACTGGACCGGCAGGACCGACAGGTGAAGACGGAGCAACGGGACCAGCCGGACCGACAGGTGCAGACGGAGCGACAGGAGCAATCGGACCGACGGGTGAAACTGGACCAATTGGACCGGTAGGACCAACAGGTGCGGATGGCGCAACTGGACCACGAGGTATACAAGGAACAATGGGACCGCAAGGACCGCAAGGAACAATGGGTCCACAAGGACCGCAAGGAACAATGGGTCCACAAGGACCGTCCGGTCCACAACCTAATCTTTTTGCTGCGACTGCTGCATCCGCGATACCGATAACTTTACTTGACGGATCAACGCAAACCTTGATTTCCTTGAACGGAATCTCGGTTGCTACAGGTGATTTACTCATGATTGATTATGCGTTAGAGTTCGGCTTGGATACTTCAACCTCAACCGGTGAAGTTGATTTACCCATCGAGTTAATTCGAAATGGAAGTGTTCTGCAAACGATTCGATATCATCAAAATCATCTATTGGAAGAAACAGAAATAGCTCAACCATTGTCTTACACTTATATCGATAATGCAGTTGCTTCCTCAAGTTTTGATTACAGAATTAGGGTTGCCTATACGAATGCCGGAGCAACAGCCTTCACCGCAACGGCATCGCAAATCAACCTAAACATTATCCGTTTTGAATCTTAA
- a CDS encoding nucleotide sugar dehydrogenase: MTEHAVRTDGGLELGERTVAIVGLGYVGLPIALLFAGQGFTVLGLDADRKKISSLQIGRSYLPDIADQQIASAISSGRFSPCMDYERLGEASAIIICVPTPLSAGQLPDLSYLENAAIETGKALSIGQLVVLESSTYPGTTTEVLVPILERESGLTVGKDFHVGYSPERIDPGNKQFAVRDIPKVVSGVTSDCLRRTESIYCEVFQSVVRVSSPEVAEMTKLLENTYRLVNISFINEMAILCDGLGIDLWEAIEAAKTKSFGYSAFYPGPGVGGHCIPVDPQYLQWRAGEFGLKSGFIELSERVNQSMIDYLADRVEGVSESNCSTRTALIYGAAYKKDVDDIRESPSIALMERLQDRGFIVSYHDPLVREVWVNGKRMRSVALTEERLSQSDCVIIMTDHTGIPIDRIVSHARGILDTRNVTAGYSERHIDRVGSGNFGNYRKNPHR; this comes from the coding sequence GTGACGGAGCATGCTGTTCGAACCGATGGGGGGTTGGAATTAGGAGAGCGGACAGTCGCCATCGTCGGACTTGGTTACGTAGGTTTACCGATTGCGCTTCTTTTCGCGGGACAAGGATTTACCGTGCTTGGTTTGGATGCCGATCGGAAAAAAATATCGAGTTTGCAAATCGGTCGAAGCTACTTACCGGATATTGCCGATCAACAAATCGCTTCGGCGATAAGCTCTGGCCGGTTTAGCCCATGTATGGACTACGAACGGCTAGGAGAGGCATCCGCGATTATCATTTGCGTTCCGACGCCGCTATCGGCTGGTCAACTGCCTGATCTTAGCTATCTGGAGAACGCAGCCATCGAAACAGGCAAAGCGTTATCCATAGGACAGTTGGTCGTTCTGGAAAGCTCGACTTATCCGGGGACGACAACGGAGGTGCTTGTTCCGATCCTTGAGAGAGAGAGCGGGTTGACCGTCGGCAAGGATTTCCATGTCGGTTATTCTCCGGAACGAATCGATCCAGGCAATAAACAATTTGCGGTAAGGGACATTCCGAAAGTCGTTAGCGGGGTGACGTCGGATTGTTTGCGTAGGACGGAGTCCATATATTGCGAGGTATTTCAATCGGTAGTGAGAGTATCGTCGCCGGAAGTAGCGGAGATGACCAAACTGCTAGAGAACACCTACAGGCTTGTGAATATCTCTTTCATTAATGAAATGGCGATATTGTGCGATGGTCTAGGCATCGACCTGTGGGAAGCGATCGAAGCCGCAAAGACGAAATCGTTCGGATATTCGGCGTTCTACCCGGGACCGGGAGTCGGCGGACATTGCATTCCGGTAGACCCGCAATATCTCCAATGGAGAGCGGGAGAATTCGGCTTGAAGAGCGGATTCATCGAGCTGTCGGAGCGGGTTAATCAATCGATGATCGATTACTTGGCGGATCGAGTCGAAGGAGTGTCGGAGTCGAATTGTTCTACTCGGACGGCATTGATCTATGGCGCGGCGTATAAAAAAGACGTAGACGACATTCGCGAATCTCCTTCAATCGCGTTGATGGAACGGTTACAGGATAGGGGATTTATCGTTTCGTATCACGATCCTCTCGTTCGAGAGGTTTGGGTAAACGGAAAGCGGATGCGTAGCGTCGCATTGACGGAGGAACGGTTAAGCCAATCGGATTGCGTCATCATCATGACCGATCATACCGGTATACCGATTGATAGGATCGTATCGCACGCTAGGGGGATACTCGATACTCGAAACGTGACTGCAGGTTATAGCGAGAGACATATAGATCGCGTTGGAAGCGGAAATTTCGGCAATTATCGCAAAAATCCGCATCGATGA
- a CDS encoding acyltransferase, translated as MTLDPSVRWGSNVIVGQHAVIEPYAIIGDDVSIGHGVVIKEGTIVGNRVTIGDLSVLGKTPSANKKKAVKPTAELPVLTIGEGAKIGSGCVIYRGVTLGVDVLVGDLAGIREQVEVGESSIIGRNVAIEPHTVIGSFVTIQTSSYITSNMIIEDGVFIGPCCSTSNDKYMGRGDYPHLGPVIRKGARIGNNATLLPGITIGEGAMIGAGAVITRDVPPYVTYVGNPGKPLLERRENE; from the coding sequence ATGACGTTGGATCCTTCTGTTCGATGGGGCTCAAATGTGATCGTAGGTCAGCACGCGGTAATCGAACCCTACGCGATAATCGGGGACGATGTATCTATCGGCCACGGCGTTGTCATTAAGGAAGGAACGATCGTAGGCAATCGCGTGACCATCGGCGATCTTTCCGTATTAGGAAAAACTCCGTCGGCAAACAAGAAAAAAGCGGTGAAGCCAACGGCTGAACTGCCGGTTCTTACGATCGGGGAAGGGGCTAAGATCGGTAGCGGTTGCGTCATCTATCGCGGGGTTACGCTGGGGGTCGATGTACTTGTGGGTGACCTGGCAGGGATACGCGAGCAAGTGGAGGTCGGAGAGAGCAGCATCATTGGAAGAAACGTAGCGATAGAGCCTCATACCGTAATCGGTAGTTTCGTAACGATCCAGACTTCTTCGTATATTACGAGCAACATGATCATTGAAGATGGCGTTTTTATCGGCCCATGCTGCTCGACTTCCAACGACAAATATATGGGAAGAGGGGATTATCCTCATCTAGGGCCGGTTATTCGCAAGGGTGCCAGAATAGGCAATAACGCGACTTTGCTTCCGGGGATTACGATCGGGGAAGGAGCGATGATCGGCGCGGGCGCAGTCATCACCCGTGATGTACCTCCTTACGTCACGTATGTCGGCAATCCTGGAAAACCATTGCTAGAAAGGAGAGAGAACGAGTGA
- a CDS encoding DegT/DnrJ/EryC1/StrS family aminotransferase encodes MIELMPIAEQFRSLKSEILSEIADTIEQGTYILGPKVRQLEQKIAYLSGSDHAIAVANGTDALVLTLDAYGIGPGDEVITTPYTFVATSEAISRVGATPVFVDIDQSWNLDPARIEEAITPRTKAILPVHLFGQPADMEEIMRIAARFGLIVIEDACQAFGAAYRDKSVGSIGHAACFSFFPSKNLGTIGDGGLILTSDSALAEAVRELRQHGSAKRYYHHRVGYNSRLDELHAAVLLVVLEKVNEWNERRIALADRYYEQLSTLSSITLPMRTPERKHVYNLFCIRSAERDRIRERLLARNIQSGIYYPKPLHLQKVYEGLGYNIGSFPEAERLSLEALALPMGPLLTEQQQDAVINALQDIEAGQGEL; translated from the coding sequence ATGATCGAATTAATGCCGATAGCCGAACAATTCCGCAGTTTAAAATCCGAGATTCTATCGGAAATAGCAGACACGATCGAGCAAGGCACGTACATTCTAGGACCGAAAGTTCGTCAATTAGAACAGAAAATCGCTTACCTGTCCGGCTCCGATCATGCGATCGCGGTCGCCAACGGGACGGATGCGCTCGTGCTGACTTTAGATGCTTACGGGATCGGTCCCGGCGATGAGGTCATCACCACGCCCTATACTTTCGTAGCGACTTCCGAAGCGATTTCCAGAGTCGGCGCGACGCCGGTGTTCGTTGATATCGATCAATCGTGGAATCTGGATCCTGCGAGAATCGAAGAAGCGATTACGCCAAGAACGAAAGCCATTTTACCCGTTCACCTGTTCGGCCAGCCCGCGGACATGGAGGAGATCATGCGGATCGCTGCCCGATTCGGGTTGATCGTGATCGAAGATGCTTGCCAAGCTTTCGGCGCCGCTTATCGGGACAAGTCCGTAGGCAGTATCGGACACGCAGCCTGTTTTTCTTTTTTCCCAAGCAAAAACTTAGGGACGATCGGAGACGGGGGACTTATTCTTACCTCAGACAGCGCACTGGCGGAAGCCGTTCGGGAGCTTAGGCAACACGGAAGCGCCAAACGTTACTACCATCATCGAGTCGGCTATAACAGTCGGCTTGACGAGCTGCATGCCGCCGTTCTGTTAGTCGTTCTGGAAAAGGTTAACGAGTGGAATGAGCGCAGAATCGCTCTAGCGGATCGCTACTATGAGCAGTTATCGACGCTTTCGTCAATCACCCTTCCCATGAGAACGCCGGAGCGCAAGCATGTATACAATCTCTTCTGCATTCGTAGCGCCGAACGGGATCGAATCCGCGAACGATTGCTCGCCCGAAACATTCAAAGCGGCATTTATTACCCCAAACCACTGCACCTTCAGAAGGTTTACGAAGGGTTAGGTTATAACATCGGATCGTTCCCCGAAGCGGAACGCCTATCCTTGGAAGCTTTAGCGCTGCCGATGGGGCCGCTGCTCACGGAACAACAACAGGATGCCGTCATTAACGCTCTTCAAGATATCGAAGCAGGACAAGGTGAACTATGA
- a CDS encoding Gfo/Idh/MocA family protein codes for MIRFGIIGCGRISEKHVVSIAKCSNARLTDLYDPLPERMEELERKYSLVNRELSTDTVAVAKHSDPDGLLRDANVDAVVIATPSHSHAHLAVAALRAGKPVLLEKPMALSLRDADEIAESAANLRLRVQVCHQLRYRPLMRLAKEWVDNGTLGTIRSGTVTVRLNRSPAYYAAAPWRGSWDQDGGMLLNQGVHLIDLLLWMMGETVDSVYGMLGWGKNVKPTEDVAIGTIRFANGAIGIVEANTISQPNNLDQSLSLFGDLGTISIGGTGLTEVRRWHAVGQETPLLPEAADFDEHLAMYEHFVGSLQGHPHDPLFAVDTPDGRRALETVFAIYESARIASPIRLPLLSFDTRMMADHHFNDNN; via the coding sequence ATGATACGTTTCGGAATCATCGGTTGCGGGCGAATTTCGGAAAAACACGTCGTTTCGATCGCGAAATGCTCCAATGCTAGATTGACCGATTTGTATGATCCTCTCCCAGAACGAATGGAGGAGTTGGAGCGGAAATATTCCCTTGTTAATCGGGAGCTATCGACGGATACGGTTGCAGTCGCGAAGCATTCGGACCCTGATGGCTTGCTTCGGGATGCGAATGTGGATGCCGTCGTTATTGCCACCCCTTCTCATTCGCATGCACACTTGGCGGTTGCCGCTCTTCGGGCAGGCAAACCTGTCCTGCTCGAGAAGCCGATGGCCCTTTCTCTTCGGGACGCCGACGAGATTGCCGAATCGGCCGCAAACCTGCGGCTTAGGGTACAAGTGTGCCATCAATTGCGGTATCGTCCTCTCATGAGACTTGCGAAGGAATGGGTTGACAACGGAACTTTAGGAACGATAAGATCCGGTACCGTTACGGTGAGGCTAAATCGTTCTCCGGCCTATTACGCGGCCGCACCTTGGCGCGGATCGTGGGATCAAGACGGGGGCATGCTGCTCAACCAAGGCGTTCATCTGATCGATTTGCTTCTGTGGATGATGGGAGAAACCGTGGATTCGGTTTACGGAATGCTCGGGTGGGGGAAAAACGTTAAGCCGACCGAAGACGTCGCCATAGGAACGATCCGTTTCGCCAATGGCGCAATCGGGATCGTCGAAGCTAACACGATTAGCCAACCGAATAATTTGGATCAATCGTTATCTTTATTCGGAGACCTAGGTACGATCAGTATCGGGGGAACCGGTTTAACGGAAGTTCGAAGATGGCATGCAGTCGGTCAAGAAACCCCGCTCCTTCCGGAGGCTGCTGACTTCGACGAGCATCTCGCGATGTACGAGCATTTCGTCGGCTCCCTGCAAGGACATCCCCATGATCCGTTGTTCGCGGTCGATACGCCGGACGGACGAAGAGCGCTGGAAACCGTATTCGCGATATACGAATCCGCCAGAATCGCAAGCCCTATCCGGTTGCCCTTACTCTCGTTCGATACCCGTATGATGGCGGATCATCACTTCAACGACAATAATTAA